TAGGGAAAGAATAAAGTGCATAtgcccacatacacacacacacacaaaaaacaaaacaaaacaaaaaaactaaaaataccccaaaaaacaaaaaaaaacctactttTGTATAGGGAGGATTCTagcatttttattcataatatctGAAAATAGCAAATGATCCAATGAAAGCAATAGGGaacatattcatacaatggagaGCCagtcaataataaaaatcaatagcattACTGCTTGCATTATAAAGTTTGCAACTCATAAACATTGAGAAAAAGAAGTCATATGcataaaataagtttttgtttgattttattaaaaagagcTTCCACTGAAGTTGATGGAAGTCAGAATAATGATGACCATTGTAGAGTTGAGATGCTAATATTGAAGGAGCACAAAGGAACTGGATGATGGAAATATTGTCCCTGTGGTTTTCCTTGACAGTAATATGAGGATTTCTTACTTCCAGCTTTTATTCCAAGATATTGATCCAATTCTCTGTTCATCTGATTTCCTGACATTTCTCATCATGTCTGACCACAAGCCTCATAATCTGCTTTTTAGTGATCTCCAGAGAATGACCACTTTTTGCTTCTCTGCCATTACCACTTTTCTCCAAGGCAGCATCTTGTAACAAATGCATTACTGCAATGGTCTCTTATTCTCCACTTGAATTCTCTCTGCAAGCACAGCAATGGTTGccagtttttttaattattattattaaaaccaAAACCTTCACAAGGATCAAccttaaatttcaaatttaggCTCCATGAACTCTACTTATTCCCTACAGCCCACCAAAttattccttaattttctttgacATGTACAGGCATGTTCCCTGCTcaaagcatttttatttgcttcttcctATGCCTATAACATTCTTAATGACATATccattgaaattatttattaaactcACTTCAATTTTTGACCAAATATCACACACATAGTTGCCCCTACATTGAactatttgtaaaacaaaactcTCTGGCTTTCCCTTTTCCAGCCTCCAGCATTTTTTCCCATTGATTACTACATTTTGATAGAGTCTAGAATTTTCATGTCCActttaataattttacatatcCCCACATTGGAATGCAATCTAAATGTGATTTTAGTTCTGTCAGTTCTTATCTTTATTGACTCCCATATCACTGGTGCCTGCAATAGTgccacacacaaatataaaaccTTAAATCACTTGTTGAGTGAACTCATGACAGAGTGAATTATTAATGGTGATCTTTAATacacttaattcttttttatgtataGCCCCTTAATGTTATATATTTgaacagaatttatttccttttcattgtacTTCAGAAATTAAGGAGAAAGTTACAAAATATATGCTTCAAGATGCAAACATTGAGTTAACAGGATTGAAATCTATTGCTTTTGAAGCTAAACAATGTTGAGAGTAAcaccatttttccatttttcattttggaaatcaATGTAGTTTCCATACTCGAAGCCATTCTGAAGCCATAAGGAATCAAGATATTtatcgatttatttattttataaatatttatttgggttcACATATTTCAAAACAACATTCTAGACAAAGTGATCTATGTTGTTCAAAGTCAATCAACAGGGGTTCCCAAAGTGACATTTCCTGTACAAAAATCCATTATACCAACAGTCTTCTCATGGCCCCAATAACCTCTTtattcctcaggctgtagataaAAGGATTCAGAAGAGGTGTGATGATGGTGTAAAACACTGCCACTGCCTTATCCTCTTCTGGAGAATGCAAGTAGTGTGGCCTAGTATAGGTGGAGAGAGTAGTCATATAAAATAGGCTTGCCACAATCAGGTGAGAGGAACAAGTGGAAATAGCTTTTGTCTGTCCTTTACCTGAGCTCATCTGGAACACCACAGTAAGCACACGGGCATAGGAAGCTAGAATGGCCATGAATGGCAGCAGCAGGATAATAAGCCCACTGAGGAGGATTGTATGCTCATACTGGGAAGTATCCTGACACACCAGTGGTAGTAGAGATGGaacttcacagaaaaagtggttAACAACCCGAGACCTACAAAATGGAAGTTGAAATACATACAGCGTATGTATTAAAGCATTGCTAGAACTACTGGCCCATGTACATGTGACCATGAACCAACAGATCTTCTTGCTCATGAGTACAGCATAGTGCAAAGGGTGACAGATGGCTACATATCTATCATAGGCCATAAAACCAAGGAGAAGGGCTTCAGTCCCACCAAGGGCCAAGAATACAAATGCTTGGATCTCACAGCCGAAAAATGCAATGGTCTTCCTGCTTGTCAGGAAGTTAGTGGTCATCTTGGGCACTGTGGTGGAGATGTACATCATGTCAATAAAGGAGAGCTGACTGAGTAGAAAGTACATTGGAGTGTGCAGTCTGGTGTCCAGTCGAATGAGAAGGA
This Ursus arctos isolate Adak ecotype North America unplaced genomic scaffold, UrsArc2.0 scaffold_5, whole genome shotgun sequence DNA region includes the following protein-coding sequences:
- the LOC113261404 gene encoding olfactory receptor 2AK2-like, whose amino-acid sequence is MKMGNQSVETDFKLSGLFQYGQMNTFLFVAIVILFSVALMGNIILVLLIRLDTRLHTPMYFLLSQLSFIDMMYISTTVPKMTTNFLTSRKTIAFFGCEIQAFVFLALGGTEALLLGFMAYDRYVAICHPLHYAVLMSKKICWFMVTCTWASSSSNALIHTLYVFQLPFCRSRVVNHFFCEVPSLLPLVCQDTSQYEHTILLSGLIILLLPFMAILASYARVLTVVFQMSSGKGQTKAISTCSSHLIVASLFYMTTLSTYTRPHYLHSPEEDKAVAVFYTIITPLLNPFIYSLRNKEVIGAMRRLLV